In one Brevibacterium sp. CBA3109 genomic region, the following are encoded:
- a CDS encoding penicillin acylase family protein, producing the protein MADADSEDSSALVAAVRPPSGAHRFVSAKVLIRVLAAVLVLLLVITLLGVFLVRRSFPTTDGDMSLPGLNAEVSVTRDESGVPTVEASNSHDLFMAQGFVHAQDRFWEMDFRRHVTSGRLSELFGESQFSTDSFIRTLGWRKVAEAEVAALDDKTRAYYEAYAEGVNAYLHDKSPTEVSLEYGVVGLQAGGVEIEEWTPVDSVSWLKAMAWDLRSNVEDEIDRAISQTALDDEQMADIYPDYPYDTRPTIIGGNAGAKSRAAGSKGSKTGKDKAGDESSDGEAHAGGEVTAAQPQPPGHGAGSETPSNLGELKQHLRSLPVLLGVNSHDIGSNSWVVSGERTATGGPLLANDPHLAPAMPSVWHQIGLRCTKITPECPFDVSGFSFSGLPGVVIGHNQSIAWGLTNLGPDVADLVVEKIRDGKVLRDSGDEPVTTRKETVKIAKEKPREITIRSTRNGPLISDLEGPYRGVLDASTGANTADTKSGPADEHYQLALQWTALEPGNTASAIFGLNAARNWKEFRGASSLFDVPSQNLVYADTAGNIGYQAPGKIPKRGKGDGMLPRHGWKTDEDWQGYIDFKDLPSLYNPERGWIVTANNPVTPPGESVQLSNDFDDGDRARRITKLLRDTMSQGDVTTADMSRIQGDDLNPLALTLIPLLEEIDAGKDTNIAEAQKLLADWDGRDDANSAAAAYFNVLSKTILDEVFAPKLPDAVPPAGGSRWYLIIKNQLQKPDSEWWVDDEVEGRDEALARAMDSAWKTTEDLLGSEPVTWRWGILHRLTIRNASLGESGIKPVERLFNRGPYEVAGGSGEVNATGWDAAAGYETNWVPSMRQIVDLKDFNHSQWINLTGASGHAFHPHYADQTDDWAANRTRPWPYTPDALDRHTEDTLVLRP; encoded by the coding sequence ATGGCAGACGCGGATTCAGAGGATTCCAGTGCTCTGGTGGCAGCGGTGCGTCCGCCGTCGGGTGCGCATCGCTTCGTGAGCGCGAAGGTTCTCATCCGTGTCCTCGCAGCGGTCCTCGTCCTACTCCTCGTCATCACCCTGCTCGGCGTCTTCCTCGTTCGACGGTCCTTCCCCACCACCGACGGTGACATGTCGCTGCCTGGCCTCAATGCCGAGGTCAGTGTCACCCGGGACGAGTCAGGAGTCCCGACCGTAGAGGCCAGCAATTCCCATGACCTCTTCATGGCTCAGGGCTTCGTCCATGCCCAGGATCGGTTCTGGGAGATGGACTTCCGCAGGCACGTCACCTCGGGCCGACTCTCGGAACTCTTCGGAGAGTCACAGTTCAGCACCGACTCGTTCATTCGCACGCTGGGCTGGCGAAAGGTCGCCGAGGCGGAGGTCGCGGCTCTTGATGACAAGACGCGAGCGTACTACGAGGCCTATGCCGAGGGTGTCAACGCCTATCTGCATGACAAATCCCCCACCGAGGTGTCTCTCGAGTACGGAGTCGTCGGCCTCCAAGCCGGTGGGGTTGAGATCGAGGAGTGGACTCCTGTCGACAGCGTCTCCTGGCTCAAGGCCATGGCCTGGGACCTGCGTTCGAACGTCGAAGACGAGATCGATCGAGCGATCAGCCAGACCGCGCTCGACGACGAGCAGATGGCCGATATCTACCCCGACTACCCCTATGACACCCGCCCCACGATCATCGGCGGCAATGCCGGTGCCAAATCGCGCGCTGCCGGCAGCAAAGGCAGCAAGACCGGTAAGGACAAGGCCGGCGACGAGTCCTCCGATGGTGAGGCACATGCCGGCGGAGAGGTGACTGCGGCACAGCCTCAGCCACCGGGACACGGGGCAGGGAGCGAGACTCCGTCCAACCTCGGCGAACTCAAACAACATCTGCGATCACTGCCTGTGCTGTTGGGAGTCAACAGTCACGACATCGGGTCGAACTCGTGGGTGGTCTCCGGTGAGCGCACTGCCACCGGTGGCCCGCTGCTGGCCAATGATCCGCACCTGGCTCCAGCCATGCCCTCCGTGTGGCATCAGATCGGTCTGCGCTGCACCAAGATCACACCCGAATGTCCCTTCGACGTATCCGGGTTCTCGTTCTCGGGACTGCCCGGTGTCGTCATCGGACACAACCAGTCCATCGCTTGGGGCCTGACGAACCTGGGACCTGATGTCGCCGACCTCGTGGTCGAGAAGATCCGCGATGGCAAGGTCCTCCGTGATTCCGGGGACGAACCCGTGACCACGCGCAAGGAGACCGTGAAGATCGCGAAAGAGAAACCGCGCGAAATCACGATCCGTTCAACACGCAACGGTCCCCTCATCTCCGACCTCGAGGGACCCTATCGCGGCGTGCTCGATGCCTCCACCGGGGCGAACACCGCGGACACGAAATCAGGCCCAGCCGACGAGCACTACCAACTGGCGTTGCAATGGACGGCACTTGAACCCGGCAACACAGCCTCCGCGATCTTCGGACTCAACGCTGCGAGGAACTGGAAGGAATTCCGAGGGGCTTCCTCACTCTTCGATGTGCCCTCCCAGAACCTCGTCTACGCGGACACCGCCGGCAACATCGGCTACCAAGCCCCGGGAAAGATCCCCAAACGCGGCAAGGGTGACGGCATGTTGCCACGCCACGGCTGGAAAACAGACGAGGACTGGCAGGGTTACATCGACTTCAAAGACCTGCCGAGTCTTTACAACCCCGAGCGCGGATGGATTGTGACGGCTAACAACCCGGTCACTCCCCCGGGAGAATCCGTCCAGCTGAGCAATGACTTCGACGATGGGGACCGAGCTCGACGGATCACGAAGCTGCTGCGCGACACAATGTCTCAGGGAGATGTCACGACAGCCGACATGTCCCGGATCCAGGGTGATGACCTCAATCCCCTGGCGTTGACGCTGATCCCGCTGCTGGAAGAAATCGATGCGGGCAAGGACACCAACATCGCCGAAGCGCAGAAACTGCTCGCAGACTGGGATGGCCGAGATGATGCCAACAGTGCCGCCGCAGCCTATTTCAATGTGCTCTCGAAGACGATCCTCGACGAAGTCTTCGCTCCGAAGCTGCCCGATGCGGTGCCACCTGCGGGCGGATCCCGGTGGTACCTCATCATCAAGAACCAGCTGCAGAAACCCGATTCCGAATGGTGGGTCGACGACGAGGTCGAGGGCCGGGACGAAGCATTGGCCCGGGCCATGGACTCGGCGTGGAAGACGACCGAGGATCTGCTCGGGTCCGAACCCGTGACCTGGCGGTGGGGCATTCTGCACCGGCTGACTATCCGCAATGCCAGCCTCGGCGAATCAGGGATCAAACCCGTTGAGCGGCTATTCAATCGGGGCCCCTATGAGGTCGCTGGCGGATCGGGAGAAGTCAACGCCACAGGCTGGGACGCCGCGGCCGGTTACGAGACGAACTGGGTGCCCTCGATGCGCCAGATCGTGGACCTCAAGGACTTCAACCACTCGCAGTGGATCAACCTCACCGGCGCCTCCGGACATGCTTTCCACCCGCATTATGCCGACCAGACCGATGATTGGGCCGCCAATAGGACCCGACCGTGGCCGTACACGCCCGACGCATTGGACCGGCACACCGAAGATACTCTGGTGCTGCGGCCCTGA